gggccaacaccaaGAATCAGGGTGATATCAAGGGATGAGAGCTGGATGAATTGAAGACCTCTgcggacaacatgaagcagatggtggttcatgcagaagaCACTGTGAAAAACATGTAGCTGTCTCgatctctgtctttgtctttttgttgtccttttgctatcctttGGTTGTCTTTCTGTGGCtctatgtgttttgagttcccttgttgttttggttgggaactatttttgtttgggtgatcaggCATGGTATTTATCTGCTCTAATGCTTTTTCTATTTCCTGATgtgtaaaaggtttgggttcctttcaaaaacctatctttacttaatcaaaacaacaaagaaacccaTATATTTCTATGTCCAAGGTCATATTTTTGTCCTCAATGCTGAGAACTTCACATCGAACATATAACAAACTAGAAGCAAgccttttaatttttatttttcaagcaaGGCACTAACACTATATTTTGTTGTATCattaaacttgaaaatttgataaAGAACTTAACATAAAAAAAAACACTTTTTTACTTTCCACATGATACCATAAGCATGTAAGCTCTAAACAATGTCAAAAGTTTACAAGGTCTGATCTCAAGGTTTCATACACATAGGAAGGAAGTAACATAAAAAAGaattattacccatacctttagggaaggtaatagggtagctGATTTGTTAGCTAATGAGGGGTCAGTTTAGTGGAGGAGGCTAAGTACATCAGAGAATTATCATGTAAGAACGGAGTCCGAGAGCAATTATCATTTGATAGAGTCCATGGTACatgttaatttcattattacctttATGGGTTCAGAATTCAATGATAGATATTGGAGTGTTGCGGAGTGTCAGTTGATTACCTGTTTCAGACATCGTGATAATGAGCACCAGTGTGAtgggccttatcatattaagtgctGGGTTATTTTGAGTGTTTTGAAAGACTAGTTCTGAGTAGGAGCAGgggaaggaggtggaagaagaggcgGAGAATGAGTAGGtgaaggaggttgagggtgaggaagtGGATGAGAagagagaagaggatgttgaagagttaGAGGCAAAGGATAATCCCTATGCCTCAGATAATAGGGATGATGTTCAGCATATCATGGATGAGGGAAACCCTAGGTCTCTGGACTCCACCCCGGACTTGGAGAATGCAGATTCCATTCTGAATGCTGCTAGAAATAACACCCTAGAATATTCAATTTTCAGAGATGGGTGATTGATAACATCACTAGCATTCAGAATAAACAGAGGGAGCTGGATTTTAAAATTGGGAATTTGATTAAGGATCAgcattaaaggtaaagaggatgaTGCAGAAGACACTAGTGTTGCAGAGGATGAAACTAAAATTTTGGATTGGCTAGAAAGAGACATtattaagggagatttgaagcatcttgaggatgtggtgaggattatcaaagaaaagggtgaggttgATAATGGTCTGATAAGCAATCGGATTCAAAAAACTGAGAGTGCTTTGAAGAAATTTATGGAGCATAGTCTGGCagtgttgaaggtgtcttctcaaaacatgaatgtgtTGGTTGCTTGCctagagaagaacaagaagaataaAGAAACGGTAATCATTGATGATGAGTCGGCTTCTAATTTTGTTCAACACTCCACCAAACGCGGAACCAGGCAAAGTGCAAGTGAGCTGGAGTTGAAGACCAAAGACAATCAACAGATGCAGGAAAATAAAGAACTGAAAGAGGTAGCTAATGCACTGATGATGTTGGTCAAGGATCCAGAAGAGACTATAAAGATTATCATCTGATATGTAATTTGGCTTTAGGTTGTCAGTCTCTCGCTGGCCTTGAGCTGTTCTTTTCTTTGGCTGCTGTTCTTTTGCAGCTTTTCTCTCTTGGTTCTGTTTTTTCTAGTTTCTCCTTTGCTTATCTCTTCAttatgtaagtgggttttgggtcccttaaaacttgattttccttaatcaaaaacataaaaaagaagATAAGGTTTTTGGTCTCTCATCTCTAGATTCATTAATATGATACAAACAACTTAATAATGAACTAGTAAATTATTTTGTAGAGTTGCAACTATATTGAAGTAGGTTGttcaattcttaaattgataaccGATGATAATTTCACTCCAATTTCTATCAAAATGCATATCCATGCAAATCAACTTGCACAGCATTAAAGTGGTAATAATATTTGGTCTTggtattttaaattaatggtaaaTCAATGAACTCTAACGTATCCATAAAAAGGGATAGTTTTGGTTACACATTATATAGTAGTTTATTTATATAATTAGGTCTCTTAATAatctattcattttttattttattttttcacaaTATTGCAATGATAGAACATCCTAGTGCAATAAATATTACATTCATTTTCAAGTTCAGTATTCTACATGCAAGCCATTGTTTTTTCTAGCATATTTAAAAGGAAGTTAAAATAAAATGATTACAATCATTGGGAAGGTATTTTAATCAGTTGTAAGTGTTAAACAATAGAAACATGGAGACAATTATGTATTACTACTCAAAGAATACAAATTCAAGTGTACTTTTTCTGCCTTCAAAAAAACCTATTTCCCTTTAATTCTAGGAATCAATGATTGAATATATCCATGTTATGGATTGCATTAGACATGAAAGTGTAAGTGTAAGCCTAACTTATTTAATCATAGTTGAGAAGACAAATCACCTCCAACAATGGGCTTGACTGAACTTGTTAATATTCAAAGTGTGCATCTTTCAATTTAGTTGTGTCCATTATTGAAAATGCAACAAATGGCAATCAAGTCGGATTAACCAAAATGTGTCTATTTAGAAAGATTTTTTGCCAACATATAATCTTCTATATGATTTATGTGGTAGCCATTTAAACCTTGAGTCTTCTACAtgaatgataaactaagattggtTTTATCTTAATTAATCAACATAACTATTCATGTTGTTATGCATGATTAAAAGTTAATGACTATAAATTTTTCCATAATTTCCACTTTTGTTGATTTATCCATAACATGCATGACAAAGATATcacgaaattttagaaaaataccAACAATGTGATTTGCCAATTGGTAAGAAGGGatattgcttatgttccacatcaTTTCAAAGATAGGAACTCTCTAAAATAAGACAAGAACAAATGAAGGGTTATGAGATTCTGCTAAAGATTAAGTAGTGCATAAAGAAATAAGATGGCGTCATGCCAGAGCTATGAAGTAAATCATGAGTTTAATTACTGTTTGCATTGGAGTAAGGAAGTAAggcatcaaaaacttaattttatCCCTTAGTATGCTTACCTTAGTCCTTAGCAATGTTTGCAAATATTTAGTTATTCCATTCATTAAAAGCACTAATTATTTCCAATTGGCTATGAGATTTTCCTAAAAATGTGGTATTCTTGAGAGAATGAGATGCCTATTTTAGGCAAGTAAGATCAATTAAAGccatcaaatttccacaatccatgctataaGTTTCTTGAtgcttctagattagattgtgtgcaTTTTttatcacactccgtgattcatcatcatgatgagaGAAGAGTACCAAGGAGATGAAAGAAAGATGATAGGTTGCAAATCTGAACTaaatataagagagagagagagagagagagagagagagagagagagagagagagagagagaggtaaggtaagaaaaataaataaaaacaagattcccaatagacaaaaaaactaaaaaagaaaagaACACACTccgaagaataaaaataaaatacaaaacatGGACAATATAACAAGAAAAAAAACACCAAAGAATAAAAGAAAACCTAACAAAATACCTACATCTaactcactatatatatatatatataatatagtgAGTGAGATGTAGGTATTTTGTTAGGTATTGATAACTATGCTTTAAAATATTAAAGATGATTTCTAATGTTTGTTGGGTATtgagaattattattattaaatttcaaaATCCATAGATGTATaataaaattaagttgtttttagtaattttaattttttaaaaatttaatactttttaatataattatttttattcttttatatatattttttatacaaTTTGATATTAGTAATTATACATATAACCAATTATTTATTCTTTCATATCTTACATTTTTTATACATAATTATATGTTAATAATTATACATATATttagataatttattttttaaataaaagacaTAAAATCTGaacattttatattatattttataaaaggAAGTACATAGATTATATATATTTACAAAATAGAGAGGTAGAACCTAAACCTTTAATAAAATTTTTGTTAACATAATCTATATAATattcttttattcaattttttttaatattatatctctatttttttatattaaatattgagagaccaaaataaggagagtttatacaaaaacgAGCATGGGAGGTAGAGCCTTAGCCATCAACCAGAGAGACTATCCGATTGAACATAGACATCCTCCTACCAAAAAAGAGTTACGAGAGAGAGTATATATAGTGATCCATAAACATCAGCTAAAGAGCTACTAAACACTTATTGTAGAATCTCATCCTGGTTTTCCAACCATGTTGTCCATCCTTGTGGGCCTTCCATCCACACCATCTTCTTCCACTCCAGAACCTGGGTAAACATCTCGAGCTCATCAAAGTAGGGACCTCTGTTGCCCCTGAGTTCCTTGATCAATTTCTTTAGAGCCTCATCGAATGTCGTTTGGTTCTCCACAATTCTAGCAcattcaaagccatccttcatctcatatatgaacatggttGCCTGACCATCCCTAAGGAAATGCAACAGCTTCTCCCTCTCAACATTCATTAAAAAAcatacctgcacaacaattttataacgtgtaagtttcttaaaaaacccagtaagagtcctattagtaccttggaatttttcctcatttctaagtttccaaataaaccaaagtatgaaagaagaaagaatttgccagaacaggttagcatccttcttgaggccatgaatgaatccagtaataatatcaagagtacaaacatgttTAGTAATGGAGATTCCAAACATTAGCCAGACCTCTCTGGCAAAAATGCAATCAAAAAAGATGTGCCGCATAGTCTCAGGCTTCCTACATACAAAGCATAGGTCGAAGGCAGCAaagttattcctaataggcaatctatccaacattagttgccacctgaagcatttgattttaggggggatgggggacttccatagtttctcaaaCGTTTTCTGCCAGGCAGAGGTATTAAGGTCAACATAACAGAGGGAGTTAACATGATCTATCATTGTGGTATCATGAGTGAGCAGTTTGTAAATAGACTTGGCTTTGACCTTGGAGAggagggagccatccttccatcGGAATGAGAGGTATCTGTGAGCGTCTACACTAGTGTTCCTAGGAAGATCTAGACAAGCATAAGCATTtgtaatcatattgtaggttctcttatgcgaGGCAGGGAGGCCAAACTTATATCTCTATTTAGCATTTTTTTAGTATTGTATACATGTTTTTCTAATTtagtattttaatatatattaatacatAGTAGTGTGTTTGAATAATAGTTGGATTAATtttcaatatatatttttaatatgtttGATATTATGAATGATTGTTTTTGATCATTTCTTAGTAAATTATAATACTAAGTTGTTGGTTTGATTCACATTGTATTATATTGTTTAAACCTATACttgtaaatttaagatttttgaaatTCTAATTAGATAATAATCATAAAAATTAAGCATCtaatttgaaaaatttaataattttaatatataatattattaaaaaacaCCTCACATTAATGGCTAAACTTGTTATGAAATATAAGCAACcagcaatttttttattattttcacaaACAATAGTAATTCATCATTTTTTAGCAAATAAACAGAGACCTGTATCACATTTTTGAGCAAATAGACAGAGACCCTTATCTGTATTCACAGCTCTTGTTATATTATGTAACCTCTTCATAAATACAACTTTTGTGTTATGTAATTTTTAATATAGAATATATTTTACTTTAGAATAACTATCGCACCTCCTTTTAATATAAATGGTAGTCAGTAAATTTTTTAACACAGAAAGGTGCAGACATTTAGTTATTTTAGCAGACAATTCTTCTCGGTGAAAACCCTAACCTCTTCATTTGTTGTTGCCGCACCTTCCATGATGAACACCATGTTTTGTGGGAGGCTATTTTTTGTTGCAGCAGCTCCCATACATTCCACTTTATGCTGCTGCAAACTCTTTGTTATACACCCATTGTATCTTCGGAATGCTTTCTCAACTGAAGCTCATTCGCAGGACCTCTTTTCACACTTTGCCTCCTCCAAACTTAATATGTCTGAGGCCGACATTTCTGGGGTATTCAGGTTGGCTCCCCAATTGCAGATGCTTCGAACCCTCGACAGAGTAGAGGATTGTCTTCATTTGTTGAAGAAGCACGGCTGCACTGAACTCCAAATTGCCAAAATAACGAGGGCTGTACCCCAACTTATGATATTAACAAAAATAATATTGGAACCTAAGAAAACTGCTGGAAGATTTCGGTTTTGTGGATCGAAATCTGGCCAGACTTTTGACTAGAAATCCATCAATTTTGGGCCGCAGCATCAAGAACTACATTCTTCCCCGGATGGAATTTCTGAAGACTGTATTTCAGTCTCAGGATGTGCTCGTTAAAGGCCTGGTAAGAGAACCACGACTTCTCATTTGTAACTCGGAGAAGACCCTGAAGCCCTCGCTTGCTTTTTGGAAAGGATGGGGTTTTTGTGGGGCGGAGCTCGTCAACTTCTTAAAGGTGAATCCGGCTGTTCTCTTACATACGTCTCTAACGCCAGCACGCGTCGATCTCATTCACAAAATTTTTCCCGACAATAAAGGCAAAATGTTCAAATATATTGTAAATGCAGCGACTATTAGCTGCATGGAAACGTTAGAGGCCAAGATAGAGAATCTCAAACTCTGCGGGCTGTCGACTGAAGAAACTTGGCAACTACTTCGAGCTAGCCCTCATGTCATTTTTCGCTCCAAGGAAGATGTTAGCGAAAAGATGAGTATACTAGTTAATAAGATGGAGCTTCCTGCAACTTATGTAATGCAGCACCCTAGATTGTTGAATATCAGTTTGGAAAAGACTATGAAGCCCAGGTGTGTGGTTTGGCAGAAAATCAAATCCATCGATGACTCTGATCTCTCTCTTTCGAGGGTATTGAGCATGCCAGAGGCAAGGTTTGTAAGAAAAATTATAAAAGGGCATCCTGAATCTAAAACACTGTTGAAAATTTATGAAAACGCCATCTCTGATGCCTCCAATTGCAAAAAGAGCTCAACGAAAGCATAAATTTGGATGGAGAAAGCGAGAGTCAGaactcaaaaatcaaaacaaacttATTGATTTAGTCCATGGCAGCAGATAGGCAAGCGCGCCCCCCGCCCGCCCCCCCCACCCCCCCGCCCCCTTCCCCCCGCGCCCTTGCAATTTGGCTGTGAGCATATTGCATTCCTGGAGGTACCATATTCAGCAACAGGAACTATATCAATGTACCTTGTGCCCTGCGTTCTTTGTCTAGTTGCTCTTCAAGCAAGGTAGGCATTGTAGTTATTAAGTCTTTTAAGTGAGTGAGCTCATTGCGAACACTGCAGCCATTAAGTGTAATGTAATTGGTGAATATTCAATAGATATAAGTTTTGTTACTTCCGAAAGTCATCTGTAATCGCATCATTATTTTCCCAATGGGAATAACGCTAGAGAAAGGAGTGAACAACTAACTATGAATAATGTTTAGATAACAAGTTTTCCAGCCCCCAAATGTTTGCAGAAGTTGTCATTATATTTTTGACGTAGTACTATTTAGTACACCGGAGTCAATTTGTGTTAAGACGCCATATGAGTCCTTAACAGAATGCATGAAATTAGTAAACCAGAACGGTAGTCTTTTTAGTTTACAGTGTAAGATCACTAGCAATTGGACAACATCAGAAAACATTTAGTTGGAAGTTAGTTAGTAAATGGTTTTAAGCAGAGTTTTGGGACTGACACTAACCAGGCTCATTTGAGGCTCCGGTtcgacaaatttcaaaattgtatttGAAGATAAAATGGATTTCTATTGTTTCCAATTCAGAATAACATCAATCACGTATGAATCCAAAACTTCAAATCCTGTCAAAATACTGGAATAAGCTGCAGACTTTTAAATTTCAATGGACTGGTTGGTATGTTACACCTAGCAGATACCCAACTGGAGAAACTGCTAATGTTTCAATTAATTTGAAATCgtttataaattaataaaattattgagGACTTAAAAAAGCTGCTGCCAAACAAATGAATGCTGAAAATCAAGATTAGTGTTTTAAGATTTTAATAATGTTGTGACATTTTAAAATAAGAGGGTTCCGAGATTGATTGATTTAGACAGTTCTACAAAAGCACACACAAATATTGAAGgctttgttgttctcaaattctgattgctttgttttccTTACTCGAATCTTAGATCTCTGTCGCTTATGGAGAGAAATAATAGGAAACAAAACAAAagccaacatataacaaggtttaaactaaaaccttctacacttcaagctttcacctAGCTTAGGCGGGTTTACCTTTTGTGATTACTTTTCATAACTGTGATTGGAGATCTACAGAGAAGACAAATACCAACCCCTACAAACCCTATCACCTTGAACATAACAGAAAGGCTTGTAATCATTTTTATTGATCTCCAAGAAGCTTATAGAACCCAACAaagtataccagtgccttatcccggGCTTCAGAGTCATCTAAGACTAAATAAGAattctaaattggaaatccacatacatttcatcattctgacttcactaaacttacatatgcctgacatacataaatttttatctttatgctAAACCCAGTTATCAGATTCAAGCAGAATTATTTATTACTATAAGAGaaattctaagtatatttaatctccctccttgagagagaaacctaaaacatctccatgaattttccttgcaaatcattcaattaaataaccctggattatctaaccaaactagtaaatcaatcatACATACAATAAGACAACAGGAATCTAGGATCAGAATGCTTTGATCTGTGTTTTGATGTCCATCATTGAATCTACATTAACTCAGAATGATCCTTTAGAACCAAAAAGAAGAAACCCCCAAATATATTTTTCCAGAGCTTTTTTACAAAATCTTGTgatccttacaaatgagaagaaattggaaatatgaagaggagggaaaaattaggtctgcaaccaaaattgccagatgtctccttttccaactgaatttcaatttcttcctttttctcatggaaacttctctcaaagcatctgatctttgttgaaacaaacttcataactgcattcctcatctcgagagctttccggcaatatataatacttgccattttgacccAAAATGGACCTTTGGGCGAATTAATTcttcaacatgtgcacatcatttaaatttttcaatttttaatatagtttaaactatataataaatctacatttaactttgattttttctcTGATTGTGCCCTGATGTCCTGCCACGTGGCAACCTCttattggtcgatggggtccactaggtgccacctgggatgacacctcataaCCGCCATGTGTATGCCACATCACCGCCACTTGTCTGTCCCCCTGTACGCCACACGTGCGCCACATCACCACCACCGGGATGGGGCCTGCCTGCTGGACGGCCAACTGGacctgccacatcatcgccacttgGATTTCACCATTTCGCAGACGGTAACCGGCGTGCAACTTTGGGTCATGAAATCACGCGAGCCCTTGATCTTCAtcgaacttgctcgatctttaacttgcTGCATTTTCGCCTTgggctttttgccatttcgcagcccttaactcgcgtgcatcttgcCTTCCCGAAGTCACGTGAGCCGTCCGATCTCCTGAAACCTGCATGATCTTTAACCTTGCTCATTTTCGAAGATGACTGGCGAGCACCTTCGGCCTACGAATCAACGCGCTTCGTCGGATCCTCTACAACCTTCTCACTGGTGAAGTCGGCCCTCCTCTACAAAATTTGCCTGCTTGCCTCGAGatccgtgcctacgtggggtccaccttgggcCATATATCACCTCCTCGATCGCCTTGGGATCCACACCCATGCGCGTGGGGTCCACTTTGGGCGCCCAataggcaccatccatcaaaagccttgaggCATTGACACTATGGATGTCTTTGTTCTTTCTTATAAATACCACAAAAAGCTcccacccagccaatgtgggataatgttaTTTGCCTAGAAACTGCATTTTGAAGGTTTCCTAAGAGTGTTAATGGCGATTTTCCACAATTGCTTGGAAGTCGATGGCCTTTCCAACCACGCCACGCACTAGAAGAATTGGGCAAAGGTTGTGGATTTAATGCTTTACACGTGCTGATGGTGTTTGCTATATTTTGAAGATCT
This genomic stretch from Cryptomeria japonica chromosome 8, Sugi_1.0, whole genome shotgun sequence harbors:
- the LOC131079482 gene encoding uncharacterized protein LOC131079482, giving the protein MEFLKTVFQSQDVLVKGLVREPRLLICNSEKTLKPSLAFWKGWGFCGAELVNFLKVNPAVLLHTSLTPARVDLIHKIFPDNKGKMFKYIVNAATISCMETLEAKIENLKLCGLSTEETWQLLRASPHVIFRSKEDVSEKMSILVNKMELPATYVMQHPRLLNISLEKTMKPRCVVWQKIKSIDDSDLSLSRVLSMPEARFVRKIIKGHPESKTLLKIYENAISDASNCKKSSTKA